In one Vibrio sp. VB16 genomic region, the following are encoded:
- the mrdA gene encoding penicillin-binding protein 2 has protein sequence MRRRRTQIRDHQIESRLFKSRAVISFFGIVAMIAVLIGNLYHIQVNQYQDYKTRSNDNRIKIVPIAPNRGLVYDRNGKILAENRPVFNLELIPEKIENIEETLIELQKILDIPPERIQAFHKERRRVRRFKSVPLLTQLNEHQVAIFSVNQYRFPGIKVTATLKRFYPYGSALTHVLGYVSRINDRDVLKLAREGKESNYQATRDIGKLGIERYYEEVLHGTAGYQEVEVNSRGRVIRTLKYIPPIPGKDLVLNLNIDVQLYVYKLLDNRRGSAVVLDPKDNGILAMVSTPSYDPNAFVHGISSKAYNKLLNNKNRPLVNRATLGIYPPASTVKPFIAVAALQEGIVTPYTTRNDPGFWKIPNSKTKPFRDWLRWGHGRINITQSIEESVDTFFYQIAYDLGIDRLSSWMMKFGFGDYTGIDIHEESKANMPSREWKMARHRTPWYQGDTIPVGIGQGYWTATPMQIAKATSVLIHKGVVIPPHLLKATIDNTTDTETITPEPIDAYPPILGVPDKYWDIAIKGMNLVNHGKKGTARRAFQKLGYQSGGKSGTAQVFGLKEDEEYNAEELDEYLRDHALFTGFAPLEDPQVVATIVLENAGGGSTNGAPIVRKIFDKVILNKEDGEEK, from the coding sequence ATGAGACGTAGACGCACTCAAATTCGCGACCATCAAATAGAATCTCGACTATTCAAAAGTAGAGCTGTCATTTCGTTTTTTGGTATTGTAGCGATGATAGCGGTACTGATTGGTAATTTGTACCATATTCAAGTCAATCAATATCAAGATTATAAAACTCGTTCAAACGATAACCGCATAAAAATAGTTCCTATCGCACCAAATAGAGGGTTAGTTTATGACCGGAACGGCAAAATATTAGCCGAGAATAGACCTGTTTTTAATCTGGAACTCATCCCTGAGAAGATCGAGAACATCGAAGAAACGCTGATTGAACTGCAAAAAATACTCGATATCCCACCAGAGAGAATCCAAGCGTTTCACAAAGAACGAAGACGTGTACGTCGCTTCAAATCTGTTCCGTTACTTACCCAGTTAAACGAACACCAAGTGGCTATTTTCTCTGTCAATCAGTATCGGTTCCCGGGCATCAAAGTTACTGCGACGTTAAAACGATTCTACCCATATGGGTCTGCACTCACCCATGTTTTAGGCTACGTATCTAGAATCAATGATCGTGATGTACTGAAACTTGCGAGGGAAGGAAAAGAGAGTAATTACCAAGCGACTCGTGACATCGGCAAACTCGGTATAGAGCGCTACTACGAAGAAGTATTGCATGGCACCGCAGGCTATCAAGAAGTTGAGGTCAATAGTCGCGGGCGAGTGATTCGAACCTTGAAATATATCCCACCTATCCCGGGAAAAGATTTGGTTCTTAACCTGAATATAGATGTTCAACTATACGTCTATAAACTGTTAGATAACCGACGTGGTTCAGCAGTAGTACTCGATCCAAAAGACAACGGAATCCTAGCGATGGTATCGACACCAAGCTATGACCCTAATGCATTCGTCCACGGCATTTCAAGTAAAGCCTACAATAAGCTACTTAATAATAAAAATCGCCCCTTGGTTAACCGAGCGACTTTAGGCATATATCCTCCAGCTTCAACCGTGAAACCTTTCATCGCTGTTGCTGCACTGCAAGAAGGTATCGTGACGCCCTATACCACTCGAAACGATCCGGGCTTTTGGAAAATACCAAATTCAAAGACTAAACCATTTAGAGATTGGTTACGCTGGGGGCACGGCCGAATTAATATTACTCAGTCTATTGAAGAATCTGTCGACACCTTTTTTTATCAAATAGCATACGACTTAGGCATAGATAGACTGTCATCTTGGATGATGAAATTCGGTTTTGGCGACTATACCGGTATCGATATCCATGAAGAAAGCAAAGCGAATATGCCAAGCCGTGAATGGAAGATGGCTCGCCACAGAACACCTTGGTACCAAGGTGATACTATTCCGGTTGGTATCGGACAAGGTTACTGGACTGCAACGCCAATGCAGATTGCAAAGGCAACCTCAGTGTTGATTCATAAAGGCGTAGTCATACCTCCTCATTTACTAAAGGCGACAATAGATAATACGACCGATACAGAAACCATCACACCCGAACCCATCGATGCATATCCTCCAATATTGGGCGTCCCTGACAAGTATTGGGATATTGCAATAAAGGGGATGAATCTGGTCAACCATGGCAAAAAAGGCACCGCACGCAGAGCGTTTCAAAAACTAGGTTATCAAAGCGGGGGTAAATCGGGTACTGCACAAGTCTTTGGATTAAAAGAAGACGAAGAATACAACGCGGAAGAACTTGATGAGTACCTGAGAGACCATGCTCTCTTTACTGGATTCGCCCCTCTAGAGGACCCGCAAGTTGTCGCGACAATTGTGTTAGAAAATGCTGGAGGGGGCTCGACTAACGGAGCACCTATCGTGCGCAAGATATTTGATAAAGTCATATTAAATAAAGAAGATGGAGAGGAAAAGTAA
- a CDS encoding YitT family protein translates to MQKHSIREDWIAILTGTFLTAQGIFFLQSANLITGGTAGLSLLLSQLIPFSFGTFYFLTNIPFFILGWQRFGAQFALNSIVSCGLVSLFVDHLDRVINIESLNDIYCAIAGGLLMGLGMLILFRHRSSLGGFNIFCLLVQDKTGISVGKTQLAIDTTILFSSFFFITPTILAISVLGVVVLNIVLGMNHKPSRYTVTYS, encoded by the coding sequence ATGCAAAAACACTCAATAAGAGAAGACTGGATAGCGATACTTACTGGTACGTTTTTAACGGCTCAGGGCATATTTTTTCTTCAATCTGCAAACCTCATTACTGGAGGAACAGCTGGCCTTTCGTTACTATTAAGTCAGTTAATACCATTTAGCTTTGGTACCTTCTATTTTTTGACAAATATTCCTTTCTTTATCTTAGGTTGGCAACGGTTTGGCGCTCAGTTCGCTCTTAATAGTATTGTCTCATGTGGGCTTGTTTCACTGTTTGTCGACCACTTAGATAGAGTGATCAACATCGAATCATTAAACGACATATATTGTGCCATTGCCGGCGGGTTATTGATGGGGCTAGGTATGTTAATTTTATTTAGGCACCGTTCAAGCTTGGGTGGTTTCAATATTTTTTGTCTGCTTGTGCAAGATAAAACTGGCATTTCTGTTGGCAAGACACAGCTCGCCATTGACACCACTATTTTATTCTCGTCTTTCTTCTTTATAACCCCAACGATATTAGCCATTTCAGTACTCGGTGTGGTTGTACTTAATATTGTATTAGGAATGAATCATAAGCCATCTCGCTATACGGTAACCTATAGCTGA
- the holA gene encoding DNA polymerase III subunit delta: MRIFADKLLDQLGRQLHNCYLVFGNEPLLIQESRDAIIATAKMAGFDEKHNFTVDAQINWNDVVDCCHALSLFSSRQIIELEVPEAGINAAASKELIQLVESLHPDILLLIVGSKLTKAQENAKWFKTLNQQGVWVNCLSPDVQRLPQFIQNRCQKLKLKPDTQALQMLAQWHEGNLLALVQSLEKLTLLYPDGELNLVRIEESLSRHNHFTPFHWMDALLAGKPNRAQRILRQLQLEGIEPVILLRTFQREVSLITELKNESLHTSISSVFDKRRIWQSKRPLYSATLQRLELIQIRRIFKGLNQAEITTKTQYNDSVWPIIAQLSLEFCSSVPAVFPDLPIQR; this comes from the coding sequence ATGCGAATCTTTGCGGACAAGCTACTTGATCAACTAGGCAGACAATTACATAACTGCTATCTCGTTTTTGGGAACGAGCCTCTGCTCATACAAGAAAGTCGCGACGCCATTATTGCCACGGCAAAAATGGCGGGGTTTGATGAAAAGCATAACTTTACCGTGGATGCTCAGATTAATTGGAATGATGTTGTTGACTGTTGCCATGCCTTGAGCTTATTTTCAAGCCGACAAATCATCGAATTAGAGGTTCCGGAAGCGGGCATCAATGCAGCTGCTTCTAAAGAGCTCATTCAATTAGTCGAAAGCCTTCATCCTGATATTTTGCTGCTTATTGTCGGCAGTAAATTGACAAAAGCGCAAGAAAATGCAAAGTGGTTTAAGACATTAAACCAACAAGGTGTCTGGGTAAATTGTCTTTCTCCTGATGTTCAAAGATTGCCTCAGTTCATCCAAAATCGATGTCAAAAACTCAAACTTAAACCCGATACCCAAGCGCTTCAAATGCTTGCACAATGGCATGAAGGCAATCTACTCGCGCTCGTTCAAAGCCTTGAAAAACTGACTCTGCTTTATCCTGATGGTGAGCTTAACCTAGTTAGAATTGAAGAGTCACTGAGCAGACATAATCACTTTACACCATTTCACTGGATGGATGCGTTGCTAGCCGGAAAACCCAACCGAGCACAACGTATTCTTCGTCAATTGCAGTTAGAGGGTATCGAACCTGTCATTTTATTGAGAACCTTCCAACGTGAAGTAAGTCTGATAACAGAACTGAAAAATGAATCATTACATACTTCTATCAGCTCTGTTTTTGATAAACGCCGCATTTGGCAAAGCAAACGCCCTTTGTATAGCGCAACACTACAACGATTAGAATTGATTCAAATACGCCGAATATTCAAAGGGCTGAATCAAGCAGAAATAACGACGAAAACCCAATATAACGATTCAGTTTGGCCAATCATTGCACAACTTTCATTGGAGTTCTGTTCTTCCGTCCCAGCCGTATTTCCAGACCTGCCAATTCAAAGATAA
- a CDS encoding serine hydrolase, translating into MNKSKLTFKSLLLATAALSAPFSYSAPIVVPDAPQIAAKGYVLIDFNSGKVIAEKEKDTQLSPASLTKMMTSYVIGQELARGNISLQDEVVISKNAWAKNYPDSSKMFIEVGTTVKVEDLNRGIIVQSGNDACVAMAEHVAGSEDAFVDLMNAWANSIGMSRTHFANVHGLDHNELYSTPYDMALLGRALIRDVPEEYAIYSEKQFTFNGITQYNRNGLLWDKSMNVDGIKTGHTSKAGYSLVSSATEGKMRLVAVVMGTKSENARKAESKKLLNYGFRFFETVAPHKAGETFVSERIWMGSQENVALGVARDTFVTLPRGQAKNLKASFVLEKELTAPISQGDEVGKLYYQVDGEDIAEYPLLALEDVDKGGVFSRLVDYFILLFKSWF; encoded by the coding sequence ATGAATAAATCGAAACTTACTTTTAAATCATTGCTTCTCGCGACAGCTGCACTATCTGCTCCATTTTCATATTCAGCGCCTATTGTCGTTCCCGATGCGCCTCAGATAGCGGCTAAAGGCTATGTGCTTATTGATTTCAACTCTGGAAAGGTTATTGCTGAAAAGGAAAAAGACACCCAGCTTTCTCCTGCAAGTTTAACTAAGATGATGACCAGTTATGTTATTGGCCAAGAATTAGCTCGCGGCAACATATCGTTGCAAGACGAGGTTGTCATCAGTAAAAATGCGTGGGCTAAAAATTATCCTGATTCATCGAAAATGTTTATCGAAGTAGGCACCACCGTTAAGGTTGAGGATCTAAATCGAGGTATCATTGTTCAATCTGGTAACGATGCCTGTGTTGCGATGGCTGAACACGTGGCAGGTTCTGAAGACGCGTTCGTTGACCTCATGAATGCGTGGGCCAATTCAATCGGCATGTCTCGTACTCACTTTGCCAATGTTCACGGCTTGGATCATAACGAACTCTATTCAACACCTTACGACATGGCACTTCTTGGTCGCGCGCTAATTCGTGATGTACCAGAAGAGTATGCGATTTATAGCGAAAAACAATTTACCTTTAATGGCATAACACAGTACAACCGTAACGGCTTATTGTGGGATAAAAGCATGAATGTGGATGGCATTAAAACAGGCCACACAAGCAAAGCTGGATACAGCCTAGTCAGCTCAGCAACAGAAGGTAAAATGCGCCTTGTTGCCGTAGTAATGGGAACGAAGAGCGAAAATGCGCGTAAAGCAGAAAGTAAAAAACTGCTCAATTACGGATTCCGTTTCTTTGAAACCGTTGCTCCACATAAAGCGGGCGAAACCTTCGTTAGTGAGCGTATTTGGATGGGTTCACAAGAAAACGTTGCCTTAGGTGTTGCGAGAGATACTTTTGTTACTCTACCTCGAGGCCAAGCTAAGAACCTAAAAGCGAGTTTCGTGCTAGAAAAAGAACTCACCGCGCCAATTAGCCAAGGTGATGAAGTTGGAAAGCTTTACTATCAGGTCGATGGTGAAGATATCGCTGAATACCCACTACTTGCACTAGAAGATGTCGATAAAGGCGGCGTCTTTAGTCGTCTAGTTGACTACTTTATCCTTCTTTTTAAGAGCTGGTTCTAA
- the glyA gene encoding serine hydroxymethyltransferase, with amino-acid sequence MLKRDMNIADYDAELYAAIQEETLRQEEHIELIASENYTSPRVMEAQGSQLTNKYAEGYPGKRYYGGCEYVDKAESLAIDRACQLFECEYANVQPHSGSQANSAVYMALLKPGDTVLGMSLAHGGHLTHGSPVNFSGKHYNIIPYGIDEAGQINYDEMEQLAVQHKPKMIIGGFSAYSQVVDWARMREIADKVDAYLFVDMAHVAGLIAAGVYPTPLPHAHVVSTTTHKTLAGPRGGLILSNAGEDMYKKLNSAVFPGGQGGPLMHVIAGKAVAFKEAMEPEFKEYQARVIANAKAMVSEFIARGYNIVSGSTENHLFLVDLIDKNITGKEADAALGAANITVNKNSVPNDPRSPFVTSGIRVGSPAITRRGFTQEDAKVLAGWMCDVLDNINDETVIEATKRKVLDICKRLPVYA; translated from the coding sequence ATGCTAAAGCGTGACATGAACATTGCTGATTATGATGCAGAACTATATGCTGCAATACAGGAAGAGACTCTTCGTCAGGAAGAGCATATCGAGCTAATTGCTTCAGAAAACTACACCAGTCCACGAGTCATGGAAGCTCAAGGATCTCAGTTAACCAATAAATATGCCGAAGGTTATCCGGGCAAGCGTTATTATGGTGGTTGCGAGTATGTAGATAAGGCTGAATCGCTTGCAATTGATCGTGCATGCCAGTTATTTGAATGTGAGTACGCTAACGTGCAACCTCACTCTGGCTCACAAGCAAACAGTGCCGTTTATATGGCTTTACTGAAGCCTGGGGATACCGTGTTAGGTATGAGCTTGGCACACGGTGGTCACCTGACTCATGGGTCACCAGTAAACTTCTCCGGCAAGCACTATAACATTATCCCTTACGGTATCGATGAAGCTGGTCAAATCAACTATGACGAGATGGAGCAGTTGGCTGTTCAACATAAACCTAAAATGATTATCGGTGGTTTCTCTGCTTATTCTCAGGTTGTTGATTGGGCACGTATGCGTGAAATTGCTGATAAAGTTGACGCGTATCTGTTTGTTGATATGGCGCACGTTGCGGGTCTAATTGCCGCTGGTGTATACCCAACTCCATTACCGCATGCTCATGTTGTTTCGACAACAACGCATAAAACACTTGCAGGTCCTCGTGGTGGTTTGATTTTATCGAACGCTGGTGAAGACATGTATAAGAAACTGAATTCAGCGGTATTCCCAGGAGGCCAAGGCGGCCCTCTAATGCATGTTATTGCCGGGAAAGCGGTTGCGTTCAAAGAGGCGATGGAGCCAGAATTCAAAGAGTATCAAGCGCGTGTTATTGCGAATGCAAAAGCGATGGTGTCTGAGTTTATTGCACGTGGTTACAATATTGTATCGGGTTCAACAGAAAACCACTTATTCCTTGTCGATTTAATTGATAAAAATATTACAGGTAAAGAAGCGGATGCAGCGTTAGGTGCAGCCAACATTACCGTAAACAAAAACTCAGTGCCTAATGACCCTCGCAGTCCATTTGTTACCTCTGGTATTCGTGTCGGTTCTCCTGCAATTACACGCCGTGGGTTTACGCAAGAAGATGCTAAGGTTTTAGCGGGTTGGATGTGTGACGTTTTGGATAACATTAACGACGAAACGGTTATTGAAGCAACGAAACGAAAAGTGCTAGATATCTGTAAGCGGTTACCTGTATACGCTTAA
- the lipB gene encoding lipoyl(octanoyl) transferase LipB, which yields MEDNLIVRNLGLNDYEPIWKAMHEFTDNRNDETVDEVWLVEHNPVFTQGQAGKEEHLLNTGDIPVVQSDRGGQVTYHGPGQLVAYFLINLRRKNIGVRELVTNIENLVINTLAKFDIESSARPDAPGVYSDGKKVCSLGLRIRKGCSFHGLALNIDMDLSPFLRINPCGYQGMEMVQISELGGPSNVELVGATLVEELLSLLNYEHVDLIKENNKS from the coding sequence ATTGAAGATAATCTAATTGTTCGAAATCTTGGTCTTAACGACTACGAACCAATTTGGAAAGCAATGCATGAATTCACTGATAATCGCAATGACGAAACTGTCGATGAAGTCTGGTTAGTTGAGCACAACCCTGTATTCACACAAGGCCAAGCAGGTAAAGAAGAACACCTACTTAATACAGGTGATATCCCTGTTGTTCAAAGTGACCGTGGTGGTCAAGTTACCTATCACGGGCCCGGTCAGTTAGTTGCCTATTTTCTTATTAACCTACGTAGAAAAAATATTGGTGTTCGGGAGCTGGTTACCAATATAGAAAACCTCGTTATTAATACCTTGGCTAAATTTGATATAGAATCATCGGCACGTCCTGACGCGCCCGGTGTCTATTCCGATGGTAAAAAAGTATGCTCTCTCGGACTAAGAATCCGAAAAGGCTGCTCCTTTCATGGCCTAGCGTTAAATATCGATATGGATCTTTCACCCTTTTTGCGTATAAACCCTTGTGGATATCAAGGCATGGAAATGGTACAAATAAGTGAACTTGGCGGCCCTAGCAATGTTGAACTCGTTGGCGCAACGTTAGTTGAAGAGCTACTTTCCTTGCTTAACTACGAGCATGTCGACCTAATAAAAGAAAACAATAAATCATGA
- the rsfS gene encoding ribosome silencing factor, whose product MLSDDLKTFLANKADDMKAEDIVTIDVVGKSSVTDYMIVCTGSSKLHVSSIANNMASEASSIGLSSLGIDGEKEGEWVVLDMGDVMVHVMQKEHRELYQLEKLWS is encoded by the coding sequence TTGTTAAGCGACGACCTAAAAACATTTCTCGCCAATAAAGCAGACGACATGAAAGCAGAAGATATTGTTACCATCGATGTCGTTGGAAAATCTAGCGTCACTGATTATATGATAGTCTGCACAGGCAGTTCTAAACTCCATGTATCCTCTATTGCGAACAACATGGCATCAGAAGCAAGTAGTATTGGTTTATCATCGTTGGGTATCGACGGTGAAAAAGAAGGTGAGTGGGTAGTATTAGATATGGGCGATGTCATGGTACATGTTATGCAGAAAGAACATCGTGAACTATATCAACTAGAAAAACTCTGGAGCTAA
- a CDS encoding septal ring lytic transglycosylase RlpA family protein, translating to MTIKQTILSTLLILLLAACSSSGGRYSISNDVGPEKPIQLDHIEDAHPVYEPFSRGGNRDYKLRGGSYKIIKNPDGFKQSGQASWYGKKFHGHLTSNGEVYDMYSMSAAHKTLPIPSYVKVTNKDNGKSTIVRVNDRGPFHDGRIIDLSYAAAYKLNVVNTGTANVDIEYISTKPQTPSSKIPKVTAGYSIQTASSNHEERSRTLAKNIGQTLSMKTYVEPNNEIYRVLVGPFTDYSDSVDALEILRTNGYPQAFIRKNKN from the coding sequence ATGACAATAAAACAGACAATACTCAGTACACTTTTAATTCTTTTATTGGCTGCCTGCTCTAGCTCCGGCGGCCGTTACTCGATATCCAATGATGTGGGCCCAGAAAAACCAATACAGCTCGACCATATTGAAGATGCCCACCCTGTCTATGAACCTTTTAGTCGAGGCGGAAATCGAGATTACAAACTACGCGGTGGTTCATACAAAATCATTAAGAATCCCGATGGTTTTAAGCAGAGCGGACAAGCCTCTTGGTACGGTAAAAAGTTCCATGGGCACCTCACTTCAAATGGTGAAGTCTATGACATGTACTCCATGTCTGCAGCACATAAGACCTTACCTATACCAAGCTACGTTAAGGTAACCAACAAAGACAATGGTAAAAGCACCATTGTCCGTGTCAATGATCGCGGGCCATTTCACGATGGGCGGATTATCGACCTTAGCTATGCCGCGGCTTACAAGTTAAATGTCGTGAATACGGGAACCGCAAATGTTGATATAGAGTACATATCGACAAAACCTCAGACACCTTCGTCCAAGATACCAAAAGTAACCGCTGGTTATAGTATTCAAACGGCCTCATCAAATCATGAAGAAAGAAGTCGAACTTTAGCTAAGAATATTGGTCAAACTCTTTCAATGAAGACCTATGTCGAGCCAAATAACGAGATCTATCGAGTTCTCGTTGGCCCATTTACAGACTATTCAGATTCCGTAGATGCGTTAGAGATATTGAGAACAAATGGATACCCGCAGGCCTTTATTAGAAAAAACAAAAATTAA
- the rlmH gene encoding 23S rRNA (pseudouridine(1915)-N(3))-methyltransferase RlmH gives MKIQLIAVGTKMPKWVEEGFNEYKRRFPHDMPLELTEITAGKRGKNADITRILQKEGEAMLAAVPKGNRVVTLDIPGKRWDTEQLAQQLENWKLDARDVSILIGGPEGLSPACKAAAEQSWSLSPLTLPHPLVRVIMAESLYRAWSITTNHPYHRE, from the coding sequence TTGAAGATTCAGCTGATTGCTGTTGGAACTAAAATGCCTAAATGGGTAGAAGAAGGATTCAACGAGTATAAACGCCGTTTTCCCCATGATATGCCTTTAGAGTTGACAGAAATCACCGCAGGTAAAAGAGGCAAGAATGCGGACATCACAAGAATTCTGCAAAAGGAAGGTGAAGCCATGCTTGCGGCTGTACCAAAAGGAAATCGAGTTGTCACCTTAGACATTCCCGGAAAACGGTGGGATACAGAGCAATTAGCACAACAACTAGAAAATTGGAAATTAGACGCGAGAGATGTCTCAATCTTAATTGGTGGCCCCGAGGGGTTGTCTCCTGCCTGCAAGGCTGCAGCCGAACAGAGCTGGTCTCTTTCTCCTCTAACACTGCCGCACCCCTTAGTCAGGGTTATCATGGCTGAAAGCTTATACCGGGCTTGGAGCATCACTACAAACCATCCTTATCATCGAGAATAG
- the rodA gene encoding rod shape-determining protein RodA — protein sequence MKLDPSTGKSRVFFERFHVDLPLLLGLIAVMIFGLMVMYSASGQNLAMMERQAMRMILALGVMILLAQISPRTYEAFAPFLFIVGVTLLLGVLFFGESSKGAQRWLNIGFIRFQPSELLKLAVPLMIARFIGKQSLPPSFKTLIISLVMVCVPTILIAKQPDLGTSILIAASGIFVIFLAGISWRYIFSATLAVGAFAPILWFFLMREYQKVRVRTLFNPESDPLGAGYHIIQSKIAIGSGGIAGKGWLQGTQSQLEFLPERHTDFIFAVIAEEWGMLGILSLFALYLFIIGRGLYLASQSQSAFGRMMAGSVMLSFFVYIFVNVGMVSGILPVVGVPLPLISYGGTSMVTLMAGFGILMSIHTHRSMLSKAT from the coding sequence ATGAAACTAGATCCATCTACTGGGAAAAGCCGTGTTTTCTTTGAAAGGTTTCATGTTGATCTTCCTTTACTACTAGGCTTAATCGCCGTAATGATATTTGGCCTCATGGTCATGTACAGCGCAAGTGGTCAAAACTTAGCGATGATGGAGCGCCAAGCAATGCGAATGATTTTGGCGCTAGGCGTAATGATTTTACTGGCTCAAATATCCCCACGTACTTACGAAGCTTTTGCGCCTTTTTTGTTCATTGTTGGGGTAACATTGCTATTGGGTGTACTCTTTTTTGGTGAGTCATCAAAGGGGGCTCAGCGCTGGCTAAACATAGGGTTTATACGCTTCCAACCTTCAGAACTGCTCAAGCTTGCCGTCCCATTAATGATAGCCAGATTTATTGGTAAACAGTCTCTCCCTCCCTCATTCAAGACGCTAATAATTTCATTAGTTATGGTCTGTGTACCGACCATATTGATCGCAAAACAGCCTGATCTAGGCACCTCTATTCTTATCGCAGCATCAGGTATATTCGTTATTTTTCTAGCAGGGATCAGTTGGCGTTATATCTTTTCAGCGACGCTTGCCGTCGGTGCATTTGCCCCCATTCTTTGGTTTTTTCTGATGCGCGAGTACCAAAAAGTGAGAGTACGTACTCTTTTTAATCCAGAGTCTGACCCATTGGGTGCTGGGTATCATATTATCCAGAGCAAAATCGCAATTGGGTCAGGTGGTATAGCCGGAAAAGGCTGGTTACAAGGAACCCAATCTCAATTAGAATTTTTACCTGAGCGACATACTGACTTTATCTTTGCAGTCATCGCTGAAGAGTGGGGTATGCTAGGCATTCTTAGCTTATTTGCTCTTTACCTGTTCATTATTGGTCGAGGTTTATATCTTGCCAGCCAATCTCAATCCGCTTTTGGCAGAATGATGGCAGGAAGTGTCATGTTAAGCTTCTTCGTATACATATTTGTAAATGTAGGAATGGTCAGTGGCATACTACCTGTTGTAGGTGTTCCATTACCGCTTATCAGTTATGGTGGCACATCCATGGTTACGCTAATGGCTGGCTTTGGTATTTTGATGTCTATCCATACCCATAGAAGCATGTTATCAAAAGCGACATAA
- the lipA gene encoding lipoyl synthase, which produces MSKPIQMEKGVKYRDADKMALIPTKTVPVEKHEVLRKPKWMKIKLPSDSQRIQEIKSAMRKNKLHSVCEEASCPNLAECFNHGTATFMILGAICTRRCPFCDVAHGRPITPDNNEPQHLAQTISDMKLKYVVVTSVDRDDLRDGGAQHFADCTREIRAKSPGIKIETLVPDFRGRMDVALEVLKDNPPDVFNHNLETAPRLYRKARPGANYKWSLTLLQKFKELHPDVPTKSGLMMGLGETKEEIVDVLKDLRAYGVTMLTIGQYLSPSRHHLPVERYVPPAEFDELKEIALELGFTHAACGPFVRSSYHADMQAKGEEVK; this is translated from the coding sequence ATGAGCAAACCAATTCAAATGGAAAAAGGCGTTAAATATAGAGACGCTGATAAAATGGCATTGATACCAACTAAAACAGTGCCCGTTGAAAAACATGAAGTATTACGCAAGCCAAAATGGATGAAAATAAAGCTACCTTCTGACAGCCAACGCATTCAAGAGATCAAGTCTGCTATGCGTAAAAACAAACTTCATTCTGTTTGTGAAGAAGCGTCTTGTCCTAACCTAGCAGAGTGTTTTAACCACGGTACTGCTACCTTTATGATCTTGGGTGCCATCTGTACTCGACGCTGTCCGTTTTGCGATGTTGCTCATGGCAGACCAATAACACCAGACAACAATGAACCTCAGCATCTTGCACAAACAATTAGCGACATGAAGCTAAAATATGTTGTGGTGACTTCCGTGGATCGCGATGATTTACGAGACGGCGGCGCTCAGCACTTTGCGGATTGTACCCGCGAAATTCGTGCGAAAAGCCCTGGTATAAAAATAGAAACGCTCGTGCCTGATTTTCGTGGTCGCATGGACGTCGCGCTTGAAGTGCTAAAAGATAACCCACCGGATGTTTTCAACCATAACCTTGAGACTGCACCTCGTCTATATAGAAAAGCTCGCCCAGGTGCAAATTATAAGTGGTCATTAACGTTACTACAGAAATTTAAGGAGCTGCATCCTGACGTACCAACTAAGTCGGGGTTGATGATGGGCTTAGGCGAAACAAAAGAAGAAATCGTTGACGTTCTGAAGGACCTTCGAGCCTATGGTGTAACCATGCTAACCATTGGTCAATACTTATCTCCAAGCCGCCATCACTTACCCGTAGAACGTTATGTGCCGCCAGCTGAGTTCGATGAACTCAAAGAGATAGCATTAGAGCTTGGATTTACTCATGCGGCTTGTGGTCCCTTTGTTCGCTCCTCGTACCATGCAGATATGCAAGCCAAAGGCGAAGAAGTAAAATAA
- the ybeD gene encoding DUF493 family protein YbeD, translating to MQEQPTLKDLLEFPCQFTYKVMGYAKPELPELVLQVIQKYAPGDYSPTIKPSGKGTYNSVSVTITATSIEQVDSLYKELGEIDIVRMVL from the coding sequence ATGCAAGAACAACCAACGCTTAAAGACCTGTTAGAGTTTCCTTGCCAGTTCACCTACAAGGTTATGGGTTATGCTAAACCTGAGCTACCAGAACTGGTTTTACAAGTGATTCAAAAATACGCACCTGGTGATTATAGCCCTACGATAAAACCGAGCGGAAAAGGGACATACAATTCTGTTTCTGTAACGATTACAGCAACATCTATCGAGCAGGTGGATTCACTTTATAAAGAACTCGGTGAAATTGATATCGTTCGAATGGTTTTATAA